The proteins below come from a single Streptomyces tubercidicus genomic window:
- a CDS encoding IclR family transcriptional regulator encodes MARTIQSLERAAAMLRLLAGGERRLGLSDISSSLGLAKGTAHGILRTLQQEGFVEQDAASGRYQLGAELLRLGNSYLDVHELRARALVWTDDLARSSGEAVYLGVLHQQGVLIVHHVFRPDDSRQVLEVGAMQPLHSTALGKVLSAYDPVAHSEVVDADREAFTPRTVTGLGDFEGLLDLTRARGWAADVEETWEGVASVAAPIHDRRRMPVGAVGVTGAVERVCQEGELRPEIIAAVRDCARAVSRDLGAGRF; translated from the coding sequence ATGGCACGCACCATCCAGTCGCTGGAGCGCGCCGCAGCGATGCTGCGGCTGCTCGCAGGAGGGGAACGGCGGCTGGGGCTCTCCGACATCTCCTCCTCACTGGGACTGGCCAAGGGCACCGCCCACGGAATCCTGCGCACACTCCAGCAGGAGGGCTTCGTCGAGCAGGACGCCGCCTCCGGCCGCTACCAGCTGGGCGCGGAGCTGCTCCGACTGGGCAACAGCTACCTGGACGTGCACGAGCTGCGCGCCCGCGCCCTCGTATGGACCGACGATCTGGCCCGCTCCAGTGGTGAGGCGGTCTATCTGGGCGTACTGCACCAGCAGGGCGTGCTGATCGTCCACCATGTCTTCAGGCCGGACGACAGTCGGCAAGTGCTGGAGGTGGGCGCGATGCAGCCGCTGCACAGCACGGCGCTGGGCAAGGTGCTCTCGGCGTACGACCCGGTGGCGCACAGCGAGGTCGTCGACGCGGACCGGGAGGCGTTCACCCCGCGCACGGTGACCGGGCTGGGGGACTTCGAGGGGCTGCTGGACCTGACCCGGGCGCGCGGCTGGGCCGCGGATGTGGAGGAGACCTGGGAGGGGGTGGCCTCGGTGGCCGCGCCGATCCATGACCGGCGGCGGATGCCGGTGGGTGCGGTGGGGGTCACCGGAGCGGTGGAGCGGGTCTGCCAGGAGGGCGAACTGCGACCGGAAATCATCGCCGCTGTGAGGGATTGCGCACGCGCCGTGTCCCGGGATCTTGGTGCAGGGCGATTCTGA
- a CDS encoding MIP/aquaporin family protein, producing MSSSDIFISETIGTAVLILLGGGVCAAVTFKRSKAFNAGWVAIAFGWGFAVLTGAYIAAKSGAHLNPAVTIGVAIKGGIEWNQVPVYIAGEMLGAMIGAVLVWVTYMGQFQAHLSDPEVLADHTGEEGLVDQSAAPKAGPVLGIFSTGPEIRNAAQNLLTEIIATSVLVLSILTLGLSDNGKGVGVIGTLLVALVVTGIGLSLGGPTGYAINPVRDLGPRIVHALLPLRNKGGSDWGYAWIPVVGPLIGGALAGGIYQVAFA from the coding sequence GTGTCCAGCTCCGACATCTTCATCAGCGAGACCATCGGTACCGCTGTTCTGATCTTGCTCGGCGGTGGCGTCTGCGCCGCCGTCACCTTCAAGCGCTCCAAGGCGTTCAACGCCGGATGGGTCGCCATCGCCTTCGGGTGGGGCTTCGCCGTCCTCACGGGTGCGTACATCGCCGCGAAGTCCGGCGCACACCTCAACCCCGCGGTCACCATCGGCGTCGCCATCAAGGGCGGCATCGAGTGGAATCAGGTGCCGGTCTACATCGCCGGCGAGATGCTCGGCGCCATGATCGGCGCGGTGCTGGTCTGGGTCACCTACATGGGCCAGTTCCAGGCTCACCTGAGTGACCCCGAGGTGCTGGCCGACCACACCGGCGAGGAGGGACTGGTCGACCAGTCGGCCGCGCCCAAGGCGGGACCGGTCCTCGGCATCTTCTCCACCGGTCCGGAGATCCGGAACGCGGCGCAGAACCTGCTCACCGAGATCATCGCCACCTCGGTGCTCGTGCTGTCGATCCTCACGCTCGGTCTGAGCGACAACGGCAAGGGCGTCGGCGTCATCGGCACGCTCCTGGTCGCGCTGGTCGTCACCGGCATCGGTCTGTCCCTGGGCGGTCCGACCGGGTACGCCATCAACCCGGTCCGCGACCTCGGTCCGCGCATCGTGCACGCACTTCTGCCGCTGCGGAACAAGGGCGGTTCAGACTGGGGCTACGCCTGGATCCCGGTCGTCGGCCCGCTCATCGGCGGAGCCCTCGCCGGGGGCATCTACCAGGTGGCGTTCGCCTGA
- a CDS encoding FadR/GntR family transcriptional regulator, protein MAVTDEAIEKIKGMIVSGALRPGDRLPKESELAAELGLSRNSLREAVRALSLIRILDVRQGDGTYVTSLDPQLLLEAMSFVVDFHRDDTVLEFLAVRRILEPAATAMAAGRIGTAELDVLEERLDALGPSPSVEDLVACDLEFHRGIVAASGNSVLCSLLDGLSGPTTRARVWRGLTQKDAVTRTLTEHRAILGALRDRDAEAARAWATVHIASVEQWLRASL, encoded by the coding sequence ATGGCGGTCACCGACGAGGCCATCGAGAAGATCAAAGGCATGATCGTCTCCGGGGCGCTGCGGCCGGGCGACCGGCTGCCGAAGGAGAGCGAGCTGGCGGCCGAGCTCGGGCTGTCCCGCAACTCACTGCGCGAGGCCGTGCGCGCGCTCTCCCTCATCCGCATCCTGGACGTGCGCCAGGGCGACGGCACCTACGTCACCAGCCTCGATCCGCAACTCCTCCTGGAGGCCATGAGTTTCGTGGTGGACTTCCACCGCGATGACACGGTCCTGGAGTTCCTCGCCGTCCGCCGCATCCTGGAGCCGGCCGCCACGGCGATGGCGGCCGGCCGGATCGGCACGGCGGAACTGGACGTCCTGGAGGAGCGGTTGGACGCGCTGGGGCCGAGCCCCTCGGTCGAGGATCTGGTCGCCTGCGATCTGGAGTTCCACCGCGGCATCGTCGCGGCGTCCGGCAACTCCGTGCTCTGCTCACTGCTGGACGGACTGTCCGGGCCGACCACCCGGGCCCGGGTCTGGCGGGGGCTGACGCAGAAGGACGCGGTGACCCGCACCCTCACCGAGCACCGGGCGATCCTCGGCGCGCTCCGCGACCGGGACGCGGAGGCGGCGCGGGCCTGGGCGACCGTACACATCGCCAGCGTGGAGCAGTGGCTGCGCGCCTCGCTGTGA
- the metH gene encoding methionine synthase produces MASNTPTSISTSRTVSLREALASRVVVADGAMGTMLQAQDPSMEDFQQLEGCNEILNVTRPDIVRSVHEEYFAVGVDCVETNTFGANFAALAEYDIPERVFELSESGARIAREVADEFTASTGQQRYVLGSMGPGTKLPTLGHAPYVTLRDAYQQNAEGMIAGGADALLVETTQDLLQTKAAILGARRALKATGSDLPVICSVTVETTGTMLLGSEIGAALTALEPLGIDMIGLNCATGPAEMSEHLRYLARHSRVPIACMPNAGLPVLGKDGAHYPLTAEELADAQETFVGEYGLSLVGGCCGTTPEHLRQVVERVRGVTPPPRQARPEPGAASLYQTVPFRQDTSYLAIGERTNANGSKKFREAMLEGRWDDCVEMARDQIREGAHMLDLCVDYVGRDGVADMEELAGRFATASTLPLVLDSTELNVIQAGLEKLGGRAVINSVNYEDGDGPESRFAKVTALAAEHGAALIALTIDEEGQARTAEHKVAIAQRLIADLTGNWGIHESDILIDCLTFTICTGQEESRKDGIATIEAIRELKKRHPDVQTTLGLSNISFGLNPAARIVLNSVFLDECVKAGLDSAIVHASKILPIARLEEEQVKAALDLIYDRRSEGYDPLQKLMELFEGATAKSLKAGKAEELLALPLDERLQRRIIDGEKNGLEADLDEALQERPALAIVNETLLAGMKVVGELFGSGQMQLPFVLQSAEVMKGAVAYLEPHMEKSDDEGKGTIVLATVRGDVHDIGKNLVDIILSNNGYNVVNLGIKQPVSAILEAAEEHKADVIGMSGLLVKSTVIMKENLEELNQRKMAADFPVILGGAALTRAYVEQDLHEIYEGEVRYARDAFEGLRLMDALIAVKRGVPGAVLPELKQRRVPKRDTAVLEVEEPEGAVRSDVAVDNPVPAPPFWGTRVVKGIQLADYASWLDEGALFKGQWGLKQARTGEGPTYEELVETEGRPRLRGWLDKLQTENLLEAAVVHGYFPCVSKGEDLILLHEDGTERTRFTFPRQRRGRRLCLADYFRPEESGETDVVGLQVVTVGSKIGGATAELFEANSYRDYLELHGLSVQLAEALAEYWHARVRAELGFAGEDPADVEDMFALKYRGARFSLGYGACPDLEDRAKIADLLKPERIGVELSEEFQLHPEQSTDAIVIHHPEAKYFNAR; encoded by the coding sequence ATGGCCTCGAACACGCCAACGTCCATCAGCACGTCCCGCACCGTCTCACTCCGTGAGGCACTGGCCTCGCGTGTGGTGGTCGCCGACGGCGCGATGGGCACCATGCTGCAGGCCCAGGACCCGTCCATGGAGGACTTCCAGCAGCTGGAGGGCTGCAACGAGATCCTCAATGTGACCCGGCCCGACATCGTGCGCTCGGTGCACGAGGAGTACTTCGCGGTCGGCGTCGACTGCGTGGAGACCAACACCTTCGGTGCGAACTTCGCGGCGCTGGCGGAGTACGACATCCCCGAGCGGGTCTTCGAGCTGTCGGAGTCCGGTGCCCGCATCGCCCGTGAGGTCGCCGACGAGTTCACCGCCTCAACGGGACAGCAGCGCTATGTCCTCGGCTCCATGGGCCCCGGCACCAAGCTCCCCACACTGGGCCACGCCCCGTACGTCACCCTGCGCGACGCCTACCAGCAGAACGCCGAGGGCATGATCGCCGGTGGTGCGGACGCGCTCCTGGTGGAGACCACCCAGGACCTGCTGCAGACCAAGGCCGCCATCCTCGGCGCCCGCCGCGCCCTGAAGGCCACCGGCAGCGACCTCCCGGTGATCTGCTCGGTCACCGTCGAGACGACCGGCACGATGCTGCTCGGCTCGGAGATCGGCGCCGCGCTCACCGCGCTGGAGCCGCTGGGCATCGACATGATCGGCCTGAACTGCGCCACCGGCCCGGCGGAGATGAGCGAGCATCTGCGCTACCTGGCCCGCCACTCCCGCGTCCCGATCGCCTGTATGCCCAACGCGGGCCTGCCCGTGCTGGGCAAGGACGGCGCGCACTACCCGCTGACCGCCGAGGAGCTGGCCGACGCCCAGGAGACCTTCGTAGGGGAGTACGGCCTGTCGCTGGTCGGCGGCTGCTGCGGCACCACCCCCGAGCATCTGCGCCAGGTCGTCGAGCGGGTCCGCGGGGTCACCCCGCCGCCGCGCCAGGCCCGCCCCGAGCCGGGTGCCGCCTCGCTCTACCAGACCGTGCCCTTCCGCCAGGACACCTCCTACCTGGCGATCGGTGAGCGGACCAACGCCAACGGGTCGAAGAAGTTCCGTGAGGCGATGCTGGAGGGCCGCTGGGACGACTGTGTGGAGATGGCCCGCGACCAGATCCGCGAGGGCGCCCACATGCTCGACCTGTGCGTCGACTACGTCGGCCGGGACGGCGTCGCGGACATGGAGGAGCTGGCCGGACGGTTCGCCACCGCCTCCACCCTCCCCCTCGTCCTGGACTCCACGGAACTGAACGTCATCCAGGCCGGCCTGGAGAAGCTCGGCGGCCGCGCGGTGATCAACTCCGTCAACTACGAGGACGGGGACGGGCCCGAGTCGCGGTTCGCCAAGGTCACCGCGCTGGCGGCCGAGCACGGCGCGGCGCTGATCGCGCTGACCATCGACGAGGAGGGCCAGGCCCGCACCGCCGAGCACAAGGTCGCCATCGCCCAGCGGCTGATCGCCGATCTGACCGGCAACTGGGGCATCCACGAGTCCGACATCCTCATCGACTGTCTGACCTTCACCATCTGCACCGGCCAGGAGGAGTCCCGCAAGGACGGCATCGCCACCATCGAGGCCATCCGGGAGCTGAAGAAGCGGCACCCGGATGTCCAGACGACCCTGGGCCTGTCGAACATCTCCTTCGGTCTGAACCCGGCCGCGCGGATCGTGCTGAACTCGGTGTTCCTCGACGAGTGCGTCAAGGCCGGTCTGGACTCGGCGATCGTGCACGCGAGCAAGATCCTGCCGATCGCGCGCCTGGAGGAGGAGCAGGTCAAGGCCGCCCTGGACCTGATCTACGACCGGCGCAGCGAGGGCTATGACCCGCTGCAGAAGCTGATGGAGCTGTTCGAGGGCGCCACCGCCAAGTCCCTGAAGGCCGGCAAGGCCGAGGAGCTGCTGGCCCTGCCGCTGGACGAGCGCCTCCAGCGGCGGATCATCGACGGCGAGAAGAACGGCCTGGAGGCGGACCTCGACGAGGCGCTGCAGGAGCGGCCCGCGCTCGCCATCGTCAACGAGACCCTGCTGGCGGGCATGAAGGTCGTCGGTGAACTCTTCGGCTCCGGTCAGATGCAGCTGCCGTTCGTGCTGCAGTCCGCCGAGGTCATGAAGGGCGCGGTGGCCTACCTGGAGCCGCACATGGAGAAGTCCGACGACGAGGGCAAGGGCACCATTGTGCTGGCCACCGTCCGCGGCGACGTCCATGACATCGGCAAGAACCTCGTCGACATCATCCTGTCCAACAACGGCTACAACGTCGTCAACCTCGGCATCAAGCAGCCGGTCTCGGCGATCCTGGAAGCCGCCGAGGAGCACAAGGCCGATGTCATCGGGATGTCCGGACTCCTCGTCAAGTCCACGGTGATCATGAAGGAGAACCTGGAGGAGCTCAACCAGCGCAAGATGGCGGCCGACTTCCCCGTCATCCTGGGCGGCGCCGCCCTCACCCGCGCCTACGTCGAGCAGGATCTGCACGAGATCTACGAGGGCGAGGTCCGCTACGCCCGCGACGCCTTCGAGGGGCTGCGCCTGATGGACGCCCTGATCGCGGTCAAGCGCGGGGTGCCCGGCGCAGTCCTCCCCGAGCTCAAGCAGCGCCGGGTGCCCAAGCGGGACACCGCCGTCCTGGAGGTCGAGGAGCCCGAGGGCGCGGTGCGCTCCGACGTGGCCGTCGACAACCCCGTCCCGGCGCCGCCGTTCTGGGGCACCCGGGTCGTCAAGGGCATCCAGCTGGCCGACTACGCCTCCTGGCTGGACGAGGGCGCGCTGTTCAAGGGCCAGTGGGGCCTCAAGCAGGCCCGCACCGGCGAGGGGCCGACGTACGAGGAGCTGGTGGAGACCGAGGGCCGCCCCCGGCTGCGCGGCTGGCTCGACAAGCTGCAGACCGAGAATCTGCTGGAAGCCGCCGTCGTACACGGCTACTTCCCCTGTGTGTCCAAGGGCGAGGACCTGATCCTGCTGCACGAGGACGGCACCGAGCGCACCCGCTTCACCTTCCCCCGCCAGCGCCGCGGCCGGCGGCTGTGCCTGGCCGACTACTTCCGCCCGGAGGAGTCCGGCGAGACCGATGTCGTCGGCCTCCAGGTCGTCACCGTCGGCTCGAAGATCGGCGGCGCCACCGCCGAACTCTTCGAGGCCAACTCCTACCGTGACTACCTCGAACTGCACGGCCTGTCCGTCCAGTTGGCGGAAGCGCTGGCCGAGTACTGGCACGCCCGGGTCCGCGCCGAGCTGGGCTTCGCCGGGGAGGACCCCGCGGACGTCGAGGACATGTTCGCGCTCAAGTACCGGGGCGCGCGCTTCTCGCTGGGCTACGGTGCCTGCCCCGACCTGGAGGACCGCGCCAAGATCGCCGACCTCCTGAAGCCGGAGCGGATCGGCGTCGAGCTCTCCGAGGAGTTCCAGCTCCACCCCGAGCAGTCCACCGACGCCATCGTCATCCACCACCCGGAGGCGAAGTACTTCAACGCGCGGTAG
- a CDS encoding HAD family hydrolase — MTSSIPAVGTRTAEAATLQAVFLDLDGTLVDTEGFWWEAEAEVFAELGHILDDTHREVVVGGPMTRSAGYLIQATGVDISLTELSVLLNAAFLARIGRGVPLMPGARRLLAELAAHGIPTALVSASHRAIIDQMLHSLGPEHFRLTLAGDDLERTKPHPDPYLTAAARLGADPACCAVIEDTLTGVTAGEAAGCQVVAVPSVTPIPSAPGRTVVRSLEEVDLPFLRTLITESRGSVH, encoded by the coding sequence ATGACCAGCAGCATCCCCGCAGTCGGCACCCGCACGGCCGAAGCCGCGACCCTCCAGGCCGTATTCCTCGATCTGGACGGCACCCTCGTCGACACCGAGGGCTTCTGGTGGGAGGCGGAGGCGGAGGTCTTCGCCGAACTCGGGCACATCCTCGACGACACCCACCGGGAGGTCGTGGTGGGCGGCCCGATGACCCGCAGCGCCGGCTATCTGATTCAGGCCACCGGCGTCGACATCAGCCTCACCGAGCTCAGCGTGCTGCTCAACGCGGCCTTTCTGGCGCGGATTGGGCGCGGGGTCCCGCTGATGCCGGGCGCCCGCAGACTGCTGGCCGAGCTGGCCGCCCACGGGATCCCCACCGCGCTGGTCTCCGCCTCGCACCGCGCCATCATCGACCAGATGCTGCACTCCCTCGGCCCGGAGCACTTCCGGCTGACCCTGGCGGGCGATGACCTGGAGCGCACCAAACCGCACCCCGACCCGTATCTGACGGCCGCCGCGCGGCTGGGGGCGGACCCGGCGTGCTGCGCGGTCATCGAGGACACGCTGACGGGTGTGACGGCGGGGGAGGCGGCGGGCTGCCAGGTCGTCGCGGTGCCGTCGGTGACGCCGATCCCGTCGGCGCCGGGGCGTACGGTCGTCCGCTCGCTGGAAGAAGTCGATCTTCCATTTCTCCGGACACTCATCACGGAAAGCCGCGGAAGCGTGCACTGA
- a CDS encoding SDR family oxidoreductase translates to MTMTATVLAATATAVTEAAGHGPRPLAGKAALVTGGSRGIGRAIALRLAADGAAVAVTFRSGQDQAGQVVKEIEQAGGRAWAVRADSCDAEAVRASVAGAADRFGRLDILVNNAGIGVLGPFEGISLDDVDRVLWTNVRAPFLAAQAAAAHLTEGGRIISIGSCMAERVAFPGGTLYATSKAALTGLTKTLARELGPRGITANLVTPGPIDTEMNPADGESAATQAGLTALGAYGRASDVAATVAHLAGDGGRYISGASIAVDGGFAA, encoded by the coding sequence ATGACGATGACGGCGACGGTGCTGGCGGCGACGGCGACGGCGGTCACGGAGGCGGCGGGGCACGGCCCCCGGCCGCTCGCCGGCAAGGCGGCCCTGGTGACCGGCGGCAGCCGGGGGATCGGCCGGGCGATCGCGCTGCGGCTGGCCGCCGACGGCGCCGCGGTGGCCGTGACCTTCCGGAGCGGGCAGGACCAGGCCGGGCAGGTGGTCAAGGAGATCGAGCAGGCCGGCGGGCGGGCATGGGCGGTACGGGCCGACAGCTGTGACGCGGAAGCGGTGCGGGCCTCGGTGGCGGGCGCCGCCGACCGGTTCGGGCGGCTGGACATCCTGGTGAACAACGCGGGCATCGGTGTGCTCGGACCGTTCGAGGGCATCTCCCTCGACGATGTCGACCGGGTGCTGTGGACCAATGTCCGGGCGCCGTTCCTGGCGGCGCAGGCCGCGGCGGCGCATCTGACCGAGGGCGGGCGGATCATCTCCATCGGCAGCTGTATGGCCGAGCGGGTCGCCTTCCCCGGCGGCACCCTCTACGCCACCAGCAAGGCCGCGCTCACCGGCCTGACCAAGACCCTGGCCAGGGAGCTGGGCCCGCGCGGCATCACCGCCAACTTGGTGACCCCCGGCCCCATCGACACCGAGATGAACCCCGCCGACGGCGAGAGCGCGGCGACGCAGGCCGGGCTCACCGCCTTGGGGGCGTACGGCCGGGCCTCGGACGTCGCGGCGACCGTGGCCCATCTGGCGGGCGACGGCGGACGGTACATCTCGGGCGCCTCGATCGCGGTGGACGGCGGCTTCGCGGCCTGA
- the glpK gene encoding glycerol kinase GlpK, producing MSDTPSTSSHGHGPFIAAIDQGTTSSRCIVFDKDGRIVSVDQKEHEQIFPKPGWVEHDATEIWNNVQQVVDSAVAKAGLTAADVKAIGITNQRETTVLWDRTTGEPVHNAIVWQDTRTDALCKELGRNVGQDRFRRETGLPLASYFAGPKIRWLLDNVEGLRERAERGDILFGTMDSWVIWNLTGGVDGGVHVTDVTNASRTMLMNLHRLEWDPKILASMEIPAAVLPEIKSSSEVYGRSTSGVLAGVPVASALGDQQAALFGQTCFEQGEAKSTYGTGTFMLMNTGHEPVNSYNGLLTTVGYRIGDQQPVYALEGSIAVTGSLVQWMRDQMGLINSAAEIETLASTVEDNGGAYFVPAFSGLFAPYWRSDARGVIAGLTRYVTKAHIARAVLEATAWQTREITDAMTKDSGVELTSLKVDGGMTSNNLLMQTISDFLDAPVVRPMVAETTCLGAAYAAGLAVGFWSSTDELRANWRRAAEWTPRMDAATRDREYKSWLKAVERTMGWIEDEE from the coding sequence ATGAGCGACACCCCCAGCACCTCCTCCCACGGGCACGGCCCGTTCATCGCGGCCATCGACCAGGGCACCACGTCCAGCCGCTGCATCGTCTTCGACAAGGACGGCCGGATCGTCTCGGTCGACCAGAAGGAGCACGAGCAGATCTTCCCGAAGCCGGGCTGGGTCGAGCACGACGCCACCGAGATCTGGAACAACGTCCAGCAGGTCGTCGACAGCGCCGTCGCCAAGGCCGGGCTCACCGCCGCCGACGTCAAGGCGATCGGCATCACCAACCAGCGTGAGACCACCGTCCTGTGGGACCGCACCACCGGTGAACCGGTTCACAACGCCATCGTCTGGCAGGACACCCGCACCGACGCGCTCTGCAAGGAGCTCGGCCGCAACGTCGGCCAGGACCGCTTCCGCCGGGAGACCGGGCTGCCGCTGGCCTCGTACTTCGCCGGACCGAAGATCCGCTGGCTGCTCGACAACGTCGAGGGCCTGCGCGAGCGCGCCGAGCGCGGCGACATCCTCTTCGGCACCATGGACTCCTGGGTCATCTGGAACCTGACCGGCGGCGTCGACGGCGGCGTGCACGTCACCGACGTCACCAACGCCTCGCGCACCATGCTGATGAACCTCCACCGTCTTGAGTGGGACCCGAAGATCCTCGCGTCGATGGAGATCCCGGCGGCCGTCCTGCCGGAGATCAAGTCCTCCTCCGAGGTCTACGGCCGCTCCACCAGTGGGGTGCTGGCCGGTGTGCCGGTCGCCTCGGCGCTCGGTGACCAGCAGGCCGCGCTGTTCGGCCAGACCTGCTTCGAGCAGGGTGAGGCCAAGTCCACGTACGGCACCGGCACCTTCATGCTGATGAACACCGGCCACGAGCCGGTGAACTCCTACAACGGGCTGCTGACCACGGTCGGCTACCGCATCGGCGACCAGCAGCCGGTCTACGCCCTGGAAGGCTCCATCGCCGTCACCGGCTCGCTCGTCCAGTGGATGCGCGACCAGATGGGGCTCATCAACAGCGCGGCCGAGATCGAGACGCTGGCCAGCACGGTCGAGGACAACGGCGGCGCGTACTTCGTGCCGGCCTTCTCCGGCCTGTTCGCCCCCTACTGGCGCTCGGACGCGCGCGGTGTCATCGCGGGCCTGACCCGCTACGTCACCAAGGCGCACATCGCGCGCGCCGTACTTGAGGCCACCGCCTGGCAGACCCGCGAGATCACCGACGCCATGACCAAGGACTCCGGTGTCGAGCTGACCTCGCTCAAGGTCGACGGCGGCATGACCTCCAACAACCTGCTGATGCAGACCATCTCGGACTTCCTGGACGCCCCCGTGGTGCGCCCGATGGTCGCCGAGACCACCTGCCTCGGCGCTGCCTACGCGGCCGGACTGGCCGTCGGCTTCTGGTCCAGCACCGACGAGCTGCGCGCCAACTGGCGCCGGGCCGCCGAGTGGACCCCCCGGATGGATGCGGCCACCCGTGACCGCGAGTACAAGAGCTGGCTCAAGGCCGTCGAGCGGACCATGGGCTGGATCGAGGACGAGGAGTAA
- a CDS encoding glycerol-3-phosphate dehydrogenase/oxidase codes for MSTLQSVPALGTHPASGSHASRAETREQLSKATYDLLVIGGGILGISTAWHAAQAGLRVALVDAGDFAGATSSASSKLLHGGLRYLQTGAVKLVAENHFERRAVSRQVAPHLANPLTFYLPVYKGGPHGAAKLGAGVFAYSALSAFGDGVGHVISPAKAQRDVPELRTDNLKAVAVYGDDQMNDSRMALMTVRAAAAAGATVLNHAEVTGLRFTQGRVTGAELKDRMEGEEFGVNARLVLNATGPWVDHLRKMEDANAAPSIRLSKGAHLVLKRTAPWKAALATPIDKYRITFALPWEDMLLLGTTDEEFEGDPADVAVTEKDTAQILDEAAFSVRDQQLSRDLITYSFAGLRVLPGGPGDTSKAKRETVVTEGSGGMLSVAGGKWTTFRHIGRTVMSKLAALPGHPLAEDMEPLAHLPKKLPLPGIANPNAVAHRLLVDGGTPGPRMAPETARHLATHYGSLSFDIARLANENPALAERIHPDAPEIWAQVAYARDHEWAETVDDVLRRRTTLMIRGLDTEDVRAKVKDMLTD; via the coding sequence ATGAGCACCCTGCAGAGCGTCCCGGCACTCGGGACGCACCCGGCCAGTGGTTCGCACGCGAGCCGTGCCGAGACCCGGGAGCAGCTTTCCAAGGCGACGTACGACCTCCTGGTGATCGGCGGCGGCATCCTGGGCATCTCCACCGCCTGGCACGCCGCACAGGCCGGACTGCGGGTGGCCCTGGTGGACGCCGGTGACTTCGCCGGCGCCACCTCCTCCGCCTCCTCCAAGCTGCTGCACGGCGGTCTGCGCTACCTGCAGACCGGCGCGGTCAAGCTGGTGGCGGAGAACCACTTCGAGCGGCGGGCGGTGTCCCGTCAGGTGGCACCGCACCTCGCCAACCCCCTGACCTTCTACCTGCCCGTCTACAAGGGCGGCCCGCACGGCGCCGCCAAGCTGGGCGCGGGCGTCTTCGCCTACTCGGCGCTGTCCGCGTTCGGCGACGGCGTCGGCCATGTCATATCCCCGGCCAAGGCGCAGCGCGACGTGCCGGAGCTGCGGACGGACAACCTCAAGGCCGTGGCCGTGTACGGCGACGACCAGATGAACGACTCCCGGATGGCCCTGATGACCGTCCGTGCGGCGGCCGCGGCCGGCGCCACGGTCCTCAACCACGCCGAGGTCACCGGGCTGCGCTTCACCCAGGGCCGGGTCACCGGTGCGGAACTCAAGGACCGTATGGAGGGCGAGGAGTTCGGCGTCAACGCCCGCCTGGTGCTCAACGCCACCGGTCCGTGGGTGGACCACCTGCGCAAGATGGAGGACGCGAACGCGGCTCCCTCCATCCGGCTGTCGAAGGGCGCGCACCTGGTCCTCAAGCGGACCGCCCCCTGGAAGGCCGCGCTGGCCACCCCGATCGACAAGTACCGCATCACCTTCGCCCTCCCCTGGGAGGACATGCTGCTGCTGGGCACCACGGACGAGGAGTTCGAGGGCGACCCGGCGGATGTCGCGGTCACCGAGAAGGACACCGCCCAGATTCTGGACGAGGCGGCCTTCTCCGTCCGTGACCAGCAGCTGTCGCGCGATCTGATCACCTACTCCTTCGCGGGTCTGCGGGTGCTGCCCGGCGGCCCCGGCGACACCTCCAAGGCCAAGCGCGAGACGGTCGTCACCGAGGGCAGCGGCGGCATGCTGTCGGTGGCCGGCGGCAAGTGGACGACCTTCCGGCACATCGGCCGTACGGTCATGAGCAAGCTCGCGGCGCTGCCCGGCCACCCGCTGGCCGAGGACATGGAGCCGCTCGCGCACCTGCCGAAGAAGCTCCCGCTGCCCGGTATCGCCAACCCGAACGCGGTCGCGCACCGGCTGCTCGTCGACGGCGGTACGCCCGGCCCGCGGATGGCCCCGGAGACCGCGCGGCACCTCGCCACCCACTACGGCTCGCTGTCCTTCGACATCGCCCGGCTGGCGAACGAGAACCCGGCGCTGGCCGAGCGCATCCACCCCGACGCCCCGGAGATCTGGGCGCAGGTCGCCTACGCCCGCGACCACGAGTGGGCCGAGACGGTCGACGATGTGCTGCGCCGCCGTACGACCCTGATGATCCGGGGTCTCGACACGGAGGACGTCCGGGCCAAGGTCAAGGACATGCTGACGGACTGA